From one uncultured Paludibacter sp. genomic stretch:
- a CDS encoding hypothetical protein (Evidence 5 : Unknown function), translated as MRIFKQRIXPFLFVFILTFGIVXPMSSEKTNXNSNNPVTYLXTADEKKSLENVFDSLHLETKGLSHNAFDYAINGFYELKKENLLKNDSIITILDFDQPSYNKRMYVIDVKNYKILFNTWAAHGKNTGRKIAKYFSNKVGSKKSSLGLYLTDEPYYGGNGYSLKLIGLDNTNSKGYS; from the coding sequence ATGAGAATTTTTAAGCAACGAATTTNACCATTTTTATTTGTTTTTATTTTAACTTTTGGCATTGTTNTTCCTATGTCAAGCGAAAAAACAAATANTAATTCCAATAATCCTGTAACATATCTTTANACTGCGGATGAAAAAAAATCTTTAGAAAATGTTTTTGACAGCCTTCATTTAGAAACAAAAGGATTGTCGCACAATGCTTTCGACTATGCAATAAATGGATTTTACGAATTGAAAAAAGAAAATTTATTAAAAAACGATTCTATTATCACCATTTTAGATTTTGATCAGCCCAGTTATAATAAAAGAATGTACGTAATTGATGTGAAAAATTATAAAATTCTTTTCAATACTTGGGCGGCACACGGCAAAAATACAGGAAGAAAAATTGCCAAATATTTCAGCAACAAAGTCGGTTCAAAAAAAAGCAGTCTTGGTTTATATCTTACAGATGAGCCATATTATGGAGGCAATGGATATTCTTTAAAATTAATAGGGTTGGACAATACAAATTCTAAGGGATATTCGTAA
- a CDS encoding conserved hypothetical protein (Evidence 4 : Unknown function but conserved in other organisms), translating into MSKVQKISQISPTLGFTEFDVYQNYRSSFAQSELGKLHEVFPFTDFCRSIGLKDKSCGRQSYFTAEGKVALMLLKSYTGFSDSQLIEHLNGNIHYQMFCGVYIHPLRPLNNFKIVSDIRVEIASLLDIDSAQQVLASHWKPYLKNLHVCMTDATCYESYIRYPTNVKLLWESVRWLHTRLSDFCAILHQRLPRNKFNDVSKAYLSYSKKRKNNVKKSRKRMLVRRLLHLLEKLLSQIKSLLKNHAKGLSLSTDFRKRLSVIEEVLEQQKRMFEGENISDRIVSVDKPYIRPIVRGKEXKTVEFGAKVNNIQIDGIXFIEHLSFKAFNEGIRLKQCVRLHQHLMKTRVKAIGADGIYANNANRRFCTKYNIHTSFVRKGKPAKDEKDRTMLRKELSRERATRMEGSFGTQKQHYDLLKVHARTKQTEILWIFFGIHTANAVKMIEKVXKQSWFISYR; encoded by the coding sequence ATGTCAAAAGTACAAAAAATTTCTCAGATTTCTCCTACATTAGGATTTACAGAGTTTGATGTTTATCAAAATTACCGTTCAAGTTTTGCACAAAGCGAGTTAGGCAAACTTCACGAAGTTTTCCCTTTTACCGATTTTTGCCGCAGCATCGGTCTTAAAGATAAATCCTGTGGTCGTCAGAGTTATTTTACAGCGGAAGGGAAAGTTGCGCTGATGTTGTTAAAGTCCTACACCGGTTTTTCCGATTCCCAATTGATAGAACATTTAAACGGCAACATCCATTACCAAATGTTTTGCGGTGTATATATCCATCCTTTACGCCCGCTAAACAATTTTAAGATTGTCAGTGACATTCGAGTAGAGATAGCTTCGTTATTAGATATTGATTCTGCACAACAGGTATTGGCATCGCATTGGAAACCTTATTTGAAGAACCTGCACGTGTGTATGACAGATGCTACTTGTTATGAGAGTTATATACGTTATCCTACCAATGTAAAACTGTTATGGGAATCCGTCCGTTGGCTTCATACCCGTTTGTCTGATTTTTGTGCAATACTTCATCAGCGTCTTCCACGCAATAAGTTTAATGATGTTTCAAAGGCTTATCTCTCTTACAGTAAAAAACGCAAGAACAACGTGAAGAAATCAAGAAAGCGGATGCTTGTACGCAGATTATTGCATTTATTGGAGAAATTATTATCCCAAATAAAATCATTATTAAAAAATCACGCTAAGGGTTTATCTCTTTCAACCGATTTTCGCAAACGTTTATCTGTCATAGAAGAAGTATTGGAACAACAAAAAAGGATGTTTGAGGGCGAAAACATATCGGATAGAATTGTCAGTGTTGATAAACCTTATATTCGCCCCATTGTCAGAGGCAAAGAANTCAAAACCGTAGAGTTTGGGGCAAAAGTAAACAATATCCAAATAGACGGGATTTNTTTTATCGAACATCTCTCTTTCAAAGCCTTCAATGAAGGAATACGCCTCAAACAATGCGTCCGGTTACATCAACACTTGATGAAAACACGAGTGAAAGCCATAGGAGCAGACGGTATTTATGCCAATAACGCGAACAGACGTTTCTGTACAAAATACAACATTCATACCTCATTTGTACGCAAGGGAAAACCCGCTAAGGATGAAAAAGACAGGACGATGCTCAGAAAAGAATTAAGTCGTGAAAGAGCCACACGGATGGAAGGAAGTTTTGGAACTCAAAAACAACACTACGATTTACTCAAAGTACACGCCCGAACGAAACAAACCGAGATACTTTGGATATTTTTTGGAATACATACTGCCAATGCCGTAAAAATGATTGAGAAAGTANAAAAGCAGTCTTGGTTTATATCTTACAGATGA
- a CDS encoding conserved membrane hypothetical protein (Evidence 4 : Unknown function but conserved in other organisms), with product MEAKKSYLKNFYWKDYLMIFAGLILYAFGLTGFLLPNKIVTGGLAGITVLIKYSTDIPLWVSYVSINAVLLIIAYKIVGKSFVIKTVISVAVLTALLRYGELFITKPVISADSLLSSMIGAMFCGAGLGLVYSVNGSTGGTDIIGAVVTKYRHVSMGRVLLFVDILIVASSFFLFKSVEKIAIGLIVMGVMYYAVDVVISGMRQSVQFFIFTNRYEEVANHINSEIKRGCTIVDGMGWYSKKSQKIIIVLARKNESTSIFRLVKSIDQNAFVTQANVVGVYGKGFDVLK from the coding sequence ATGGAAGCTAAAAAATCTTATCTCAAAAATTTTTACTGGAAAGATTATTTAATGATTTTTGCAGGGTTAATTCTGTATGCATTTGGATTGACCGGATTTCTGTTACCAAACAAAATTGTAACAGGAGGTTTGGCTGGTATTACTGTTCTGATAAAATATTCTACCGATATCCCATTGTGGGTTTCTTACGTGTCAATTAATGCGGTATTACTTATCATTGCTTACAAAATTGTAGGAAAAAGTTTCGTAATTAAAACTGTAATAAGCGTTGCTGTACTGACTGCACTTTTAAGATACGGAGAATTATTTATCACAAAACCCGTCATCAGTGCNGATTCTCTTTTGTCATCTATGATAGGGGCTATGTTTTGTGGCGCAGGTTTAGGATTGGTTTATTCTGTAAATGGAAGTACAGGAGGTACGGATATTATAGGCGCTGTGGTTACAAAATACCGCCACGTTAGTATGGGGCGCGTTTTACTGTTTGTTGATATTTTGATAGTAGCTTCTTCNTTTTTCCTTTTTAAAAGTGTAGAAAAAATTGCTATCGGTTTGATTGTAATGGGAGTAATGTATTATGCGGTGGACGTTGTAATAAGCGGTATGCGTCAATCGGTACAATTTTTTATATTCACAAATAGATACGAAGAAGTTGCCAATCACATCAATTCCGAAATAAAACGCGGATGTACTATTGTTGATGGCATGGGCTGGTATTCAAAAAAATCGCAAAAAATAATTATTGTTCTTGCACGAAAAAACGAATCCACATCTATTTTCCGCCTTGTAAAAAGTATTGACCAAAACGCTTTTGTAACACAGGCAAACGTAGTAGGAGTTTATGGTAAGGGATTTGATGTTTTGAAATAA
- a CDS encoding Outer membrane lipoprotein-sorting protein, which translates to MKKSLKAAIFLILIIFGFQQMKAQTMNAKEVVSISFNLFLGNSSFSKMEITIVRPTWKRSMEMQTWSLGDKYYIAYIISPARDKGQVFLKYNNEMWNFVPTINRTVKIPPSMMMQSWMGSDFTNNDLMKQNSVVTDYSHEFVPEENFENSDCYVVSLKPLPNAAVVWGSIKMWIAKGNMNTLKIEYYDTHQKLIKTEIASNLQMMGGRLLASHMEMISNTKNGNKTIINVKDIQFNIGYINKDFFSIQNIKNIRPKN; encoded by the coding sequence ATGAAAAAAAGTCTTAAAGCAGCAATATTTTTAATATTGATTATTTTTGGTTTTCAACAAATGAAGGCGCAAACAATGAATGCCAAAGAGGTAGTTTCAATATCTTTTAATCTTTTTTTGGGGAATAGCAGTTTCAGCAAAATGGAAATAACAATTGTGCGTCCAACTTGGAAAAGATCTATGGAAATGCAAACATGGTCGTTGGGAGATAAATATTACATTGCTTATATCATCTCTCCCGCACGAGACAAAGGACAGGTTTTTTTGAAGTATAACAATGAAATGTGGAATTTTGTGCCAACAATCAACAGAACCGTAAAAATTCCTCCGTCAATGATGATGCAATCGTGGATGGGCTCCGATTTTACCAACAACGATTTGATGAAACAAAACAGTGTTGTAACCGATTATTCGCACGAATTCGTTCCCGAAGAAAATTTTGAAAACTCTGATTGTTATGTGGTGAGTTTGAAGCCGCTGCCAAATGCTGCAGTAGTTTGGGGTTCAATTAAAATGTGGATTGCAAAAGGAAATATGAACACATTAAAAATTGAGTATTACGACACACATCAAAAACTTATTAAAACCGAAATTGCATCTAATCTACAAATGATGGGCGGAAGATTGCTCGCATCGCATATGGAAATGATATCCAATACCAAAAATGGTAACAAGACTATTATTAATGTAAAAGATATTCAATTTAACATCGGATATATCAATAAAGATTTTTTTTCGATACAAAACATAAAAAATATCAGACCAAAAAATTAA
- a CDS encoding putative ABC-type transport system (Lipoprotein release), permease component (Evidence 3 : Putative function from multiple computational evidences) — protein MNTLFKIAWRNLWRNKRRTFLTASAVIIAVILVLFMRSMQFGSYDMMIKAAVNQVGDFQIHNKGYWENQSIDEAFFADKNLVDSLKKIPEITSIAPTINTYSLASYGKQTKGVLISGIDLKEENSKTNLSGKIIKGRYLNEIDNGIIIGDNLAKFYKIALGDSLAFIGQGYQGMTAYGLFPVVGIFHLPSTQMNNQYIYMELTNAQEFICPYQPGILTGYSVFLKNSSQLKRVEKKLSKITGKNYEVISWKTILASMLQFIKADNISGLVMAIFLYLVAAFGIFSTVLMMTMEKRKQYAVMVSIGMQRTKLIWVSVIETFIVSLVGIIIGLIIITPVLIYLNIHPIPITGDLQQAFMQFNIPPFLPFSLSANIFIKQVLIILGLSLLSVLYPIFYLAKFNVLNAFRR, from the coding sequence ATGAACACATTATTTAAAATTGCCTGGAGAAATTTATGGAGAAATAAGAGAAGAACTTTTCTTACCGCCTCTGCAGTAATTATCGCGGTGATACTAGTGCTTTTTATGCGTTCAATGCAGTTTGGCTCGTATGATATGATGATAAAAGCCGCCGTAAATCAGGTGGGAGATTTTCAAATTCACAATAAAGGATATTGGGAAAATCAATCTATTGATGAGGCATTTTTTGCGGATAAAAATTTAGTTGATTCATTAAAGAAAATTCCTGAAATAACTTCTATCGCACCAACAATAAACACTTACTCTTTAGCATCGTATGGAAAACAAACAAAAGGAGTTTTAATCAGCGGAATAGACCTGAAAGAAGAAAACTCCAAAACAAATTTATCAGGAAAAATCATAAAAGGAAGATATTTAAACGAAATTGACAACGGAATCATTATTGGAGATAATTTGGCAAAATTTTACAAGATAGCCCTCGGTGATAGTTTAGCATTTATAGGACAAGGTTATCAAGGAATGACTGCTTACGGACTATTCCCCGTGGTGGGCATTTTTCATTTACCATCTACACAAATGAACAATCAATATATTTATATGGAACTCACTAACGCACAGGAATTTATCTGCCCTTATCAACCGGGAATTTTAACAGGATATTCCGTGTTTCTCAAGAATTCATCACAATTAAAAAGAGTTGAGAAAAAATTATCGAAAATAACCGGAAAAAATTACGAAGTCATCTCATGGAAAACCATTTTAGCATCTATGCTGCAATTTATAAAAGCAGACAATATTTCGGGTTTGGTAATGGCTATATTTCTATATCTTGTTGCCGCTTTCGGTATTTTCAGTACAGTACTTATGATGACGATGGAAAAACGGAAACAATATGCGGTAATGGTTTCAATAGGTATGCAACGCACAAAATTGATATGGGTAAGTGTGATAGAAACTTTTATTGTATCACTGGTTGGAATTATTATTGGACTGATTATTATTACACCCGTTTTGATTTATCTGAATATCCATCCTATTCCCATAACAGGTGATTTACAGCAAGCTTTTATGCAGTTTAATATTCCTCCTTTTTTACCATTCTCACTTAGCGCTAACATCTTTATTAAACAAGTTCTGATTATTTTGGGTTTATCGCTACTTTCGGTTTTGTATCCGATATTTTATCTGGCAAAATTTAATGTTTTAAACGCTTTTAGACGATAA
- a CDS encoding putative Transcriptional regulator, TetR family (Evidence 3 : Putative function from multiple computational evidences): MSPKTTQQFNEIRNQRKILLMNAALKLFSEKGFTSTSISDIAKKAGVSKGLLYNYFESKDELVREIIIDGIKKITADFDFSIKLTKDRFIELIDKNFLLIIEGKDYWKLYISVITQPLIVEMMKGELYEYLSPFFLAVTQYYQEKNEKNPIAYTWLIGAILDGIGVDYMIDPENYPINEIKEIIISKLL, from the coding sequence ATGTCTCCTAAAACTACTCAACAATTTAATGAGATAAGAAATCAACGAAAAATACTGTTGATGAATGCTGCATTAAAACTCTTTTCCGAAAAAGGATTTACGTCCACTTCTATTTCTGATATTGCAAAAAAAGCGGGTGTGTCAAAAGGACTGTTGTATAATTATTTTGAAAGCAAGGATGAACTGGTGAGAGAAATTATTATTGACGGAATAAAAAAAATCACTGCCGATTTCGATTTTTCGATAAAATTAACCAAGGATCGTTTTATTGAGCTTATTGATAAAAATTTTCTGCTTATTATAGAAGGCAAGGACTATTGGAAACTTTATATTTCAGTTATTACCCAACCATTAATAGTAGAAATGATGAAAGGAGAGTTGTACGAATATCTTTCACCTTTCTTTTTGGCAGTAACACAATACTACCAAGAAAAAAACGAAAAAAATCCGATAGCGTATACGTGGCTGATTGGAGCTATTTTAGACGGAATTGGCGTAGATTATATGATTGATCCGGAAAATTATCCGATTAATGAAATTAAAGAAATAATCATCAGCAAATTATTATAA
- a CDS encoding conserved hypothetical protein (Evidence 4 : Unknown function but conserved in other organisms), with amino-acid sequence MRKXKSSLGLYLTDEPYYGGNGYSLKLIGLDNTNSNAENRAIVLHGASYVSQSVINASGYIGRSYGCPAISKALTKPIIEKIKGGSCFFIYNKTYQSY; translated from the coding sequence TTGAGAAAGTANAAAAGCAGTCTTGGTTTATATCTTACAGATGAGCCATATTATGGAGGCAATGGATATTCTTTAAAATTAATAGGGTTGGACAATACAAATTCTAATGCTGAAAACCGCGCAATTGTGCTTCACGGCGCTTCCTACGTCAGTCAATCAGTTATTAATGCTTCAGGTTATATTGGAAGAAGTTATGGGTGTCCTGCAATTTCAAAGGCATTAACCAAACCAATTATTGAAAAAATAAAAGGCGGTTCTTGTTTTTTTATTTACAATAAAACGTATCAATCTTATTGA
- the clpC gene encoding Negative regulator of genetic competence ClpC/MecB → MKYTDQLNNALIYSSQEAERLGNTYIGPEHLLLGLIRLGSGKALEIINALHVDVNKIKNEIETLVRTVNEPVNEEIPFLKSTEKLKKMMELEARSLSAETVDTEHLLLAILKMKNNLADDILTANNISYERVLAQITTKNIENINSPFDDEDEEAEDPFAKKSKQQTAQGKQIETPALDTFGTDITKAARENRLDPIVGREREIERIAQILSRRKKNNPVLIGDPGVGKSAIVEGLALRIIQHRVSRVLFDKRVVALDMASIVAGTKYRGQFEERIKAILNELQKNPNIILFIDEIHTIVGAGGAPGSLDAANMLKPALARGEIQCIGATTLDEYRQSIEKDGALERRFQKVIVDPTTSEETLQILENIQDRYEYHHNVRYTPEAIKACVRLTDRYITDRCFPDKAIDALDEAGSRVHISTASVPVEIEELEKQIEILKKEKNRVIAEQKFEEAVPLRDKEKQMQYQLEDAIKRWEKESQQHPEIVDEEKVAEVVAMMSGIPVQRIAQAEGLKLRQMGEALKNKVIGQDEAVNKVVKAIQRNRIGLKDPSKPIGTFLFLGPTGVGKTHLAKILAEFMFDSPDALIRVDMSEYMEKFSVSRLIGAPPGYVGYEEGGQLTEKVRRKPYSIVLLDEIEKAHPDVFNILLQVMDEGRLTDSLGRRIDFKNTIIIMTSNVGTRQLKDFGRGVGFNTGEDLVTDSEYSRGVIQKALNKTFAPEFLNRVDDIVMFDQLNKESIKQIIDLELKGLFGRIISMGYKLELSPEAKDFIAEKGYDVQFGARPLKRAIQRYLEDELADVVLSGEVAEGDTILMELNEAKEGIKPKVVKKIEALP, encoded by the coding sequence ATGAAATATACCGATCAATTAAATAATGCACTGATTTATAGTTCTCAAGAAGCGGAGCGACTTGGAAACACTTATATTGGTCCTGAACATCTTCTACTGGGACTCATACGCTTGGGGAGTGGTAAGGCTCTTGAAATTATTAATGCGCTTCATGTAGATGTAAATAAAATCAAAAATGAGATAGAAACATTGGTACGTACTGTAAACGAACCGGTAAATGAAGAAATTCCTTTTTTGAAGAGTACCGAAAAACTAAAAAAAATGATGGAGTTGGAAGCTCGTTCCCTTTCGGCTGAGACTGTTGATACTGAACATCTTTTGCTGGCAATTTTGAAGATGAAAAATAATTTGGCTGATGATATTTTGACAGCAAATAATATCTCTTACGAACGCGTCTTAGCACAGATTACTACTAAAAATATAGAAAATATAAATTCTCCTTTTGATGACGAAGATGAAGAAGCGGAAGATCCGTTTGCAAAAAAATCGAAGCAGCAAACTGCACAGGGCAAGCAAATTGAAACTCCTGCATTAGATACTTTTGGAACAGACATAACCAAAGCAGCTCGTGAAAATCGCCTCGATCCGATTGTGGGACGTGAACGTGAAATTGAACGTATTGCACAGATTTTAAGTCGTCGCAAAAAAAACAACCCTGTACTTATTGGTGATCCCGGAGTGGGAAAATCGGCTATTGTGGAAGGGCTTGCTTTACGTATTATTCAACATCGCGTTTCGCGTGTTCTATTTGACAAACGTGTTGTAGCATTGGATATGGCGTCAATAGTTGCAGGAACGAAGTATCGCGGACAGTTTGAAGAACGCATCAAAGCCATTCTAAACGAATTACAAAAAAATCCGAATATCATTCTTTTTATTGATGAAATTCATACCATTGTAGGCGCAGGAGGCGCGCCTGGTTCACTTGATGCTGCAAATATGCTGAAACCGGCACTTGCACGAGGTGAAATTCAATGTATAGGAGCTACTACGCTCGATGAATATCGTCAAAGTATTGAAAAAGACGGAGCGCTTGAACGTCGTTTCCAAAAAGTAATTGTTGACCCGACAACATCTGAAGAAACGTTGCAGATTTTAGAAAATATTCAGGACAGATATGAATATCATCACAACGTGCGTTACACGCCGGAAGCAATTAAAGCGTGTGTACGTTTGACAGATAGATACATTACTGATCGTTGTTTCCCCGATAAAGCAATTGATGCTTTAGACGAAGCCGGTTCACGCGTACATATTTCTACGGCTTCGGTTCCGGTAGAAATTGAAGAACTTGAAAAGCAAATTGAAATTCTGAAAAAAGAAAAGAATCGTGTTATTGCAGAGCAAAAGTTTGAAGAGGCTGTTCCATTGCGCGACAAAGAGAAACAAATGCAATATCAATTGGAAGATGCCATCAAACGTTGGGAAAAAGAGTCACAGCAACATCCTGAAATTGTAGACGAGGAAAAAGTGGCAGAAGTTGTAGCAATGATGTCAGGTATTCCTGTTCAGCGTATTGCACAAGCCGAAGGATTGAAACTGCGCCAGATGGGAGAAGCACTCAAAAACAAAGTAATCGGGCAAGATGAAGCCGTAAACAAAGTGGTAAAAGCCATTCAGCGCAATCGAATCGGGTTAAAGGACCCAAGTAAACCCATTGGAACGTTTCTGTTCTTAGGTCCAACCGGTGTTGGGAAAACGCATTTGGCAAAAATTTTAGCCGAATTTATGTTTGACAGTCCTGATGCGCTGATACGCGTGGATATGAGTGAATATATGGAAAAATTCAGCGTTTCACGTTTAATTGGAGCGCCTCCGGGATATGTTGGTTATGAAGAAGGCGGACAATTAACAGAAAAAGTGCGCCGCAAACCATATTCTATTGTGCTTTTGGACGAAATAGAAAAAGCGCATCCCGATGTATTCAATATTCTGCTTCAAGTAATGGACGAAGGACGTTTAACCGATAGTCTTGGACGCAGAATAGATTTCAAAAATACCATTATTATAATGACTTCAAATGTTGGTACACGACAGTTAAAAGATTTTGGAAGAGGCGTTGGTTTCAACACAGGAGAAGATTTGGTAACAGATTCGGAATATTCACGAGGCGTAATTCAAAAGGCATTGAACAAAACATTTGCCCCTGAATTTTTGAATCGTGTGGACGACATTGTTATGTTCGACCAATTAAATAAAGAAAGTATCAAACAAATTATTGATTTGGAATTGAAAGGATTATTTGGTCGTATTATTTCAATGGGATACAAACTTGAACTTTCTCCCGAAGCAAAAGATTTTATAGCCGAAAAAGGTTACGATGTGCAATTTGGAGCGCGTCCGCTAAAACGGGCAATACAACGCTATTTGGAAGATGAATTGGCTGATGTTGTTCTATCCGGTGAGGTTGCCGAAGGTGATACCATTTTAATGGAACTGAACGAAGCAAAAGAGGGCATAAAACCCAAAGTAGTAAAAAAAATAGAAGCATTGCCATAA
- the insK gene encoding IS150 conserved protein InsB (Evidence 2a : Function from experimental evidences in other organisms; Product type h : extrachromosomal origin), producing MAHATFYYHLKALQNPDKYLFVREQINDIFTSNKGRYGYRRITMELHNRSIRINHKTVERLMREDGIKCQVRLKKYRSYRGLEGRIAPNVLERDFVADRPNSKWATDVTEFALFGQKRYLSPILDLYNGEIISFNISRSPNLLMVTKMLTKAIKSIXGDTNLILHSDQGWHYQNRYYQDMLRKTGITQSMSRKGNCLDNAVMENFFGILKSELLYLQKFSSIEQFESELKKYIYYYNNDRIKAKLKGLSPVKFRTKSFQS from the coding sequence ATGGCGCATGCGACATTCTATTACCATTTAAAAGCCCTTCAGAATCCGGATAAGTATCTTTTCGTAAGGGAACAAATAAATGATATTTTTACGTCCAATAAGGGCAGATACGGATATCGACGCATTACAATGGAACTTCATAACAGATCCATTAGAATCAACCATAAAACAGTTGAAAGACTCATGCGTGAGGATGGTATAAAATGTCAGGTGAGACTTAAAAAATATCGTTCTTACAGAGGTCTGGAAGGCAGAATTGCTCCCAACGTGCTGGAACGTGATTTTGTGGCTGACAGACCTAACAGTAAATGGGCAACAGATGTTACAGAGTTTGCTTTGTTTGGGCAGAAAAGGTATTTATCTCCTATTTTGGATTTATATAATGGAGAAATAATAAGCTTCAATATAAGTAGAAGTCCCAACTTATTAATGGTTACAAAAATGCTAACTAAAGCAATTAAATCTATANAAGGAGACACAAATCTAATCTTACACTCAGATCAGGGCTGGCATTATCAAAACAGATATTATCAAGATATGCTAAGAAAAACAGGAATTACACAAAGTATGTCCAGAAAAGGTAATTGTCTGGATAATGCAGTAATGGAAAACTTTTTTGGGATTCTTAAATCTGAGTTATTATATTTACAGAAATTTTCAAGTATTGAACAGTTTGAGTCTGAACTAAAGAAATATATTTACTATTACAATAACGACAGAATTAAAGCAAAACTAAAAGGACTAAGTCCGGTTAAGTTCCGAACCAAGTCCTTTCAATCTTAA
- a CDS encoding transposase has product MAKIERKYLRHSYSEKMKVVELYNQGYGNIIISRKLKISTATVKTWLRIYRGKGLLGFERQPNKSLTIDLKESVVRDVLENLLSFPSVALKYGISYSTAYNWAQQVKQEGFNSLKETKRGRPAKDMGRLKKKEPETDIEKMEAELRYLRAENAYLKKVRALVQERLLREXGKKPKPSKN; this is encoded by the coding sequence ATGGCAAAAATTGAACGAAAATATCTGAGACACAGTTATTCAGAGAAAATGAAGGTTGTAGAATTATACAATCAAGGTTATGGGAATATAATTATAAGCAGGAAATTAAAAATCAGTACTGCAACAGTAAAAACATGGCTTCGAATTTACAGGGGAAAAGGATTGTTAGGTTTTGAGAGACAGCCCAATAAATCACTAACTATAGATTTAAAGGAGTCAGTAGTGCGTGATGTATTAGAAAATTTATTATCTTTCCCGTCTGTAGCGCTAAAATATGGAATAAGTTATTCTACGGCTTATAATTGGGCGCAACAGGTAAAGCAAGAAGGCTTTAACTCATTAAAAGAAACCAAGAGAGGGCGCCCTGCTAAAGATATGGGAAGATTAAAGAAAAAGGAACCGGAAACGGATATAGAAAAAATGGAGGCTGAACTTCGTTACTTAAGAGCAGAAAACGCTTACTTAAAAAAAGTGAGAGCTTTAGTTCAGGAACGGCTATTACGCGAAANCGGGAAAAAGCCAAAGCCATCGAAGAACTAA